A stretch of Streptomyces vietnamensis DNA encodes these proteins:
- a CDS encoding APC family permease has translation MSSIDTPAEVPRPRAAVQTAAPSTMTWVTLALMTTASVASLRAAPTMAVYGLACVFLYLVPAIVFLLPTALVSAELASGWSGGVYRWVAEGLSKPLGFLAVWCQFAMTIFYYPSLLAFVASTIAYVIDPSLASNGVYTAIVIMVLYWTGVWVSSRGTKALAGLSSWGLIIGTLVPGTILVVLGMVFLGQGNPSAAPMDAGHLLPEWTGLASLVLIVNNFLSYSGMEMNAVHVSSLKNPAKEYPKSMFLAMGLVLLIFILPALAISWVVPADQLSLTAGVMQAFDAFFSYFDVGWMTPIAAVMLISASLAGMLTWLAGPSKGLLEISRQEGYLPPFLQKLNKFGIQQNILVTQGIVTSAIALMYALIPNVSSVYWIFSTITTQVYLIVYLLMFAAAMRLRKTRPDHPRGYRVPALGLVCTVGLLASLAALAIGFVPPSQFGGGSVWSYVLFIACGLLVLGFLIPWLFLRFRKPDWRTATATAAPGASSEGDRA, from the coding sequence TTGAGCAGCATCGACACACCGGCCGAAGTCCCCAGGCCGCGGGCCGCGGTGCAGACCGCCGCGCCCAGCACCATGACCTGGGTGACGCTCGCCCTGATGACGACCGCGTCGGTCGCGAGCCTGCGGGCCGCGCCGACGATGGCCGTCTACGGCCTGGCCTGCGTCTTCCTCTACCTCGTCCCGGCGATCGTGTTCCTGCTGCCGACCGCCCTGGTGTCTGCGGAGCTCGCCTCCGGCTGGAGCGGCGGCGTCTACCGCTGGGTCGCCGAGGGCCTCTCCAAGCCGCTCGGATTCCTCGCGGTCTGGTGCCAGTTCGCGATGACGATCTTCTACTATCCGAGCCTGCTGGCCTTCGTGGCCTCGACCATCGCGTACGTCATCGATCCGTCCCTCGCCTCCAACGGCGTCTACACGGCGATCGTCATCATGGTCCTGTACTGGACCGGCGTCTGGGTCTCCTCGCGCGGCACCAAGGCCCTGGCGGGACTGTCCAGTTGGGGTCTCATCATCGGCACGCTCGTGCCCGGCACGATCCTCGTCGTCCTCGGCATGGTCTTCCTCGGACAGGGCAACCCGTCCGCCGCGCCGATGGACGCCGGTCACCTGCTGCCGGAGTGGACCGGACTCGCCAGCCTGGTCCTGATCGTCAACAACTTCCTGTCGTACTCCGGCATGGAGATGAACGCGGTGCACGTCTCCTCGCTGAAGAACCCGGCGAAGGAGTACCCGAAGTCGATGTTCCTGGCGATGGGCCTCGTCCTGCTGATCTTCATCCTGCCCGCCCTGGCCATCAGCTGGGTCGTGCCGGCCGATCAGCTCAGCCTCACCGCCGGCGTGATGCAGGCCTTCGACGCCTTCTTCTCGTACTTCGACGTCGGCTGGATGACCCCGATCGCCGCCGTCATGCTGATCTCCGCCTCCCTGGCCGGCATGCTGACCTGGCTCGCCGGGCCGTCCAAGGGCCTCCTGGAGATCTCCCGCCAGGAGGGCTACCTGCCGCCGTTCCTGCAGAAGCTCAACAAGTTCGGCATCCAGCAGAACATCCTGGTCACCCAGGGCATCGTGACCTCGGCCATCGCCCTGATGTACGCGCTCATCCCGAACGTGTCGAGCGTCTACTGGATCTTCTCCACGATCACCACGCAGGTGTACCTCATCGTGTACCTGCTGATGTTCGCCGCCGCGATGCGGCTGCGGAAGACCCGGCCCGACCACCCCCGCGGCTACCGGGTGCCCGCCCTGGGCCTGGTGTGCACCGTGGGTCTGCTCGCCTCGCTCGCGGCGCTCGCCATCGGATTCGTACCGCCCTCCCAGTTCGGCGGCGGCAGCGTCTGGTCGTACGTCCTCTTCATCGCCTGCGGCCTGCTCGTCCTCGGCTTCCTGATCCCGTGGCTCTTCCTGAGGTTCCGCAAGCCGGACTGGCGCACCGCCACCGCCACCGCCGCCCCCGGCGCTTCGAGCGAGGGAGACCGGGCATGA
- a CDS encoding GlxA family transcriptional regulator has product MLGAGIVSEVFDARGQGLPAFDFALCTDRPGRVRTDVGLPLVVDHGLDRLAGADLVIALPWADFRTPPAPAVLDALAAAHARGALVAAHCVGAFALAAAGLLDGRRATTHWRFAGLLAERHPEVTVEPDALYVDQGTVVTGAGAAAGFDLCLHLLRREYGATTANAIARDLVLPSHRDGGQAQYLATPVPEDSRDERLTEVLAWARENLHEPLPVAELARRALMSRRSFARRFAASTGTTPHAWLLGLRLSRAEELLETTELPVEEIARAVGFGSAAVLRAQFVRRRGVPPRAYRRSFSRTP; this is encoded by the coding sequence ATGCTCGGTGCCGGGATCGTCTCCGAGGTGTTCGACGCGCGCGGACAGGGCCTGCCCGCCTTCGACTTCGCGCTCTGCACCGACCGGCCCGGCCGGGTCCGCACCGATGTCGGGCTGCCGCTGGTGGTCGACCACGGCCTGGACCGCCTGGCCGGCGCCGACCTGGTGATCGCCCTGCCGTGGGCCGATTTCCGTACGCCCCCGGCCCCCGCCGTGCTCGACGCGCTGGCCGCCGCGCACGCGCGCGGGGCGCTGGTCGCGGCCCACTGCGTCGGGGCGTTCGCGCTCGCCGCGGCCGGGCTGCTCGACGGGCGGCGGGCCACCACCCACTGGCGGTTCGCCGGGCTCCTCGCGGAACGGCATCCGGAGGTCACCGTCGAGCCCGACGCCCTCTACGTCGACCAGGGCACGGTCGTCACCGGCGCGGGCGCCGCCGCCGGCTTCGACCTGTGCCTGCACCTGCTGCGGCGGGAGTACGGGGCGACCACGGCGAACGCCATCGCGCGGGACCTGGTGCTGCCGTCCCACCGCGACGGCGGCCAGGCCCAGTACCTGGCGACGCCCGTGCCCGAGGACAGCCGGGACGAGCGGCTCACCGAGGTCCTCGCCTGGGCCCGGGAGAACCTCCACGAGCCGCTGCCCGTCGCCGAGCTGGCCCGCAGGGCGCTGATGAGCCGCCGTTCCTTCGCCCGCCGGTTCGCGGCCTCGACCGGCACGACCCCGCACGCCTGGCTGCTCGGGCTGCGCCTGAGCCGCGCCGAGGAGCTCCTGGAGACGACGGAGCTCCCGGTGGAGGAGATCGCCCGCGCGGTCGGCTTCGGCAGCGCGGCGGTGCTCCGCGCCCAGTTCGTCCGCCGCCGCGGCGTGCCCCCGCGCGCGTACCGCCGCTCCTTCAGCCGTACGCCCTGA
- a CDS encoding GntR family transcriptional regulator, translated as MLFRVDPASAVPLGDQIAACVRGALADGSAAPGERLPAARELADSLGVNVHTVLRGYQRLREEGLIELRRGRGALIVPGATAPDRARLIARLREAASEARELGLTEAEFLDLARTSLG; from the coding sequence GTGCTCTTCCGTGTCGACCCGGCCTCCGCCGTCCCCCTCGGCGACCAGATCGCCGCCTGCGTCCGGGGAGCCCTCGCCGACGGCTCCGCCGCCCCCGGCGAACGCCTCCCGGCCGCGCGGGAACTCGCCGACTCCCTCGGCGTCAACGTCCACACCGTCCTCCGCGGCTACCAGCGGCTCCGCGAGGAGGGCCTCATCGAACTCCGCCGGGGCCGGGGCGCCCTGATCGTCCCGGGCGCCACCGCACCCGACCGCGCCCGCCTGATCGCCCGCCTGCGCGAGGCGGCGAGCGAGGCCCGCGAACTGGGCCTGACGGAAGCGGAGTTCCTGGACCTGGCCCGTACGAGCCTGGGCTGA
- a CDS encoding DUF1648 domain-containing protein translates to MNRATPRLRALAALPFALVLAAHLLLLALWYDRLPDPLATHFGGGGDADGFTGRAAFLAVSTALILGLGAGWTLLVRRTALWGAWATAGFTGALLALLVRDNLDAVDAARVESPLVNLTVAAGVAGVFAAAGRALTRLVPPTDAEAPAVDGGPRLPLGASEVAGWTRATGSRPLTALAVLALVAGPVALLLAPWPAALLGLLGLVIGVPGLALARVRVTVDRRGLTVRPSFAARPRLRVPLDEVAGADVRDVDAVADFGGWGYRVRAHRTGVVLRSGEALVVRRTGGREFAVTVPDARTAAALLNTLAERHGKV, encoded by the coding sequence ATGAACCGTGCCACACCTCGTCTCCGCGCGCTCGCCGCGCTGCCCTTCGCCCTCGTACTCGCCGCACACCTGCTGCTGCTCGCCCTCTGGTACGACCGGCTCCCCGACCCCCTCGCCACCCACTTCGGCGGCGGGGGCGACGCGGACGGCTTCACCGGCCGGGCCGCTTTCCTCGCGGTGAGCACGGCCCTGATCCTCGGCCTCGGCGCCGGCTGGACGCTCCTCGTCCGCCGCACCGCCCTCTGGGGCGCCTGGGCGACCGCCGGCTTCACCGGTGCGCTCCTCGCCCTCCTCGTACGGGACAACCTGGACGCCGTCGACGCGGCGCGGGTGGAGTCCCCGCTGGTCAACCTCACGGTCGCGGCGGGCGTCGCGGGCGTGTTCGCCGCCGCGGGCCGGGCCCTGACCCGACTGGTCCCGCCGACGGACGCCGAGGCCCCTGCCGTGGACGGCGGGCCACGCCTCCCGCTCGGCGCGAGCGAGGTCGCCGGCTGGACCCGTGCCACCGGCTCCCGGCCGCTCACCGCGCTCGCGGTGCTCGCCCTCGTCGCGGGCCCGGTCGCCCTGCTCCTCGCGCCCTGGCCGGCCGCCCTGCTCGGCCTCCTGGGCCTCGTCATCGGCGTACCCGGACTCGCCCTCGCCCGGGTCAGGGTCACGGTCGACCGCCGCGGCCTCACGGTCCGGCCCTCGTTCGCCGCCCGGCCCCGTCTCCGCGTCCCGCTCGACGAGGTCGCGGGCGCGGACGTCCGGGACGTCGACGCCGTCGCCGACTTCGGAGGCTGGGGCTACCGGGTCCGGGCCCACCGGACGGGCGTCGTGCTGCGGTCCGGCGAGGCCCTCGTCGTACGGCGGACCGGCGGGCGCGAGTTCGCCGTCACCGTGCCCGACGCGCGGACCGCCGCCGCCCTCCTCAACACCCTCGCCGAGCGGCATGGGAAGGTCTGA
- a CDS encoding alpha/beta fold hydrolase yields MAETDTRTLETVGATLRYDVRPGTGPDERPLLMIGSPMDATGFTTLASHFADRTVVTYDPRGVARSERTDGAAETLPEEHADDLVRLIEALGAGPVDVFASSGGAVNALALVARRGDLVHTLVAHEPPTAQVVPDREAALAMCADVHATYLRDGWGPAMAKFLALTMRKGEIPADWDQEPAPAPAAFGLPAEDDGSRADPLLGQNMRGCTSYRPDFEALRAAPTRIVVAAGKESEDTFCARAAVGVAEGLGTPVAVFPSHHGGFLGDGFGMPGAPAEFAEALRAVLEG; encoded by the coding sequence ATGGCCGAGACCGACACCCGCACCCTGGAGACCGTCGGCGCGACCCTGCGCTACGACGTGCGCCCCGGCACCGGGCCCGACGAGCGCCCCCTGCTGATGATCGGCTCCCCCATGGACGCGACCGGCTTCACCACGCTCGCCTCCCACTTCGCCGACCGGACCGTCGTCACGTACGACCCGCGCGGGGTGGCCCGCAGCGAGCGCACCGACGGCGCGGCCGAGACGCTCCCCGAGGAGCACGCCGACGACCTGGTCCGGCTGATCGAGGCGCTCGGCGCCGGGCCCGTGGACGTCTTCGCGAGCAGCGGCGGCGCGGTCAACGCCCTCGCCCTGGTGGCCCGGCGCGGCGACCTGGTGCACACCCTCGTCGCCCACGAGCCGCCGACGGCCCAGGTCGTCCCGGACCGGGAGGCGGCGCTCGCGATGTGCGCGGACGTCCACGCGACCTACCTGCGGGACGGCTGGGGCCCGGCGATGGCCAAGTTCCTGGCGCTGACGATGCGGAAGGGCGAGATCCCGGCGGACTGGGACCAGGAGCCCGCCCCCGCCCCGGCGGCGTTCGGCCTGCCCGCCGAGGACGACGGCTCGCGCGCCGACCCGCTGCTCGGGCAGAACATGCGCGGCTGCACGTCCTACCGCCCCGACTTCGAGGCCCTGCGCGCCGCGCCGACCCGGATCGTCGTCGCCGCGGGCAAGGAGTCCGAGGACACGTTCTGCGCGCGGGCGGCGGTCGGCGTCGCCGAGGGCCTCGGCACCCCGGTCGCCGTCTTCCCGAGCCACCACGGCGGCTTCCTGGGCGACGGTTTCGGAATGCCGGGCGCCCCGGCGGAGTTCGCCGAGGCGCTGCGGGCGGTCCTGGAGGGCTGA
- a CDS encoding DoxX family protein, whose amino-acid sequence MFITYAVVAGLLALASLGSAFMTFTKNPQVVGSMTKVGVTEGALPWLATAKAAGALGLLAGLFVPLLGEAAAVGLALYFAGAVISHLRVKDFELAPAAVLTLIAAAALVLRIASA is encoded by the coding sequence ATGTTCATCACCTATGCCGTCGTCGCGGGCCTACTCGCCCTCGCCTCCCTCGGCTCCGCCTTCATGACGTTCACCAAGAACCCGCAGGTCGTCGGCAGCATGACCAAGGTGGGCGTGACGGAGGGCGCGCTGCCGTGGCTCGCGACCGCGAAGGCGGCGGGCGCGCTCGGCCTGCTCGCGGGGCTCTTCGTCCCGCTCCTCGGCGAGGCCGCGGCGGTGGGCCTGGCGCTCTACTTCGCCGGCGCCGTCATCTCCCACCTGCGCGTGAAGGACTTCGAGCTGGCACCGGCGGCGGTGCTCACCCTGATCGCGGCGGCGGCGCTGGTCCTGCGCATAGCCTCCGCCTGA
- a CDS encoding D-2-hydroxyacid dehydrogenase family protein, whose protein sequence is MKLRCAVLDDYQGVALTSADWSPLADRVDVRVLREHLTDRDALVAAVEDCEILVVMRERTPVDAELLARLPRLRLLITSGMRNASIDLAACEERGVTVCGTASSSEPPTELTWALLLGLARHVPAEARALREGGPWQSTVGSDLAGRTLGLVGLGKIGAKVARIGLAFGMEVAAWSPNLTEERAAEHGARLAKDKRDLFATSDFVSLHLVLSDRTRGLVGEPELRAMRPSAYLVNTSRAGLVDGGALLRALREGWIAGAGLDVYETEPLPADDPLRTLPNVLALPHLGYVTEGNYGRYFGEAVEDIEAFLAGAPVRQLG, encoded by the coding sequence ATGAAGCTGCGCTGTGCCGTACTCGACGACTACCAGGGCGTCGCCCTCACCTCCGCCGACTGGAGCCCGCTCGCCGACCGCGTGGACGTCCGCGTGCTGCGCGAGCACCTGACGGACCGGGACGCGCTCGTCGCCGCCGTCGAGGACTGCGAGATCCTCGTGGTCATGCGGGAGCGGACCCCGGTCGACGCGGAGCTCCTCGCCCGCCTCCCCCGGCTCCGGCTCCTGATCACCTCCGGCATGCGCAACGCCTCGATCGACCTCGCCGCCTGCGAGGAGCGGGGCGTCACCGTCTGCGGCACCGCCAGCAGTTCCGAGCCGCCCACCGAACTGACCTGGGCGCTCCTCCTCGGCCTCGCCCGGCACGTACCGGCGGAGGCGCGGGCGCTGCGGGAGGGCGGGCCGTGGCAGTCGACCGTCGGCTCCGACCTCGCCGGCCGGACGCTCGGCCTCGTCGGCCTCGGGAAGATCGGCGCCAAGGTGGCCCGGATCGGGCTCGCCTTCGGCATGGAGGTCGCCGCGTGGAGCCCGAACCTGACGGAGGAGCGGGCCGCCGAGCACGGCGCACGGCTCGCGAAGGACAAGCGGGACCTGTTCGCGACCAGCGACTTCGTCTCGCTGCACCTGGTGCTCTCCGACCGCACCCGGGGCCTGGTCGGGGAGCCCGAACTGCGGGCGATGCGCCCGTCCGCGTACCTCGTCAACACCTCCCGGGCGGGTCTCGTCGACGGCGGGGCGCTGCTGCGGGCGCTGCGCGAGGGGTGGATCGCGGGGGCGGGCCTCGACGTGTACGAGACGGAGCCGCTGCCCGCCGACGACCCGCTGCGGACGCTGCCGAACGTCCTGGCGCTCCCCCATCTGGGCTATGTGACGGAGGGGAACTACGGGCGGTACTTCGGCGAGGCGGTGGAGGACATCGAGGCGTTCCTCGCGGGGGCGCCGGTGCGGCAGTTGGGCTGA
- a CDS encoding membrane protein, with protein sequence MDAAGANGDELSALRARVAALEAEKATARPPHHRVRSFFSALLIVIGCVLVPLGIVSTWTADLIGDTDRYVQTVKPLASDPDIQAAVANRVTNAVMEHIDLQSLLEGVAPDQRPLAAKALGKLGGSLESAVGSFVHERAQDVVASPAFQTIWTDANRAIHTSLDRALTGSDEGAVKIETNTVTIDLAPVIDRVKQRLVDSGLDVAAKIPEIHTDFTVVKSEDIGKVKTGFALLQTMGVWLPVIAILLVAGGVLLAGRRRRTLVAAGLGVAFAAIVLGVALTVFRTVYLNALPANVSPGAASSIYDTLIRFLRTSVRVYATLGIVVALAAWLSGPSRPAVLVRGFWHSGIDASRSFADHAGMRLGPVGPFVQRYRTWITWILVAGAAAAVVFWPHPTAWVIVGVVLVLLLVLAVVAFLAEGPAESEEPKASQAR encoded by the coding sequence ATGGACGCTGCCGGTGCCAATGGCGACGAACTCTCCGCACTGCGGGCCCGGGTGGCCGCGCTGGAAGCGGAGAAGGCGACCGCCAGACCACCCCACCACCGCGTCCGCTCCTTCTTCTCCGCCCTGCTCATCGTCATCGGCTGCGTCCTCGTCCCGCTCGGCATCGTCTCCACCTGGACCGCGGACCTCATCGGCGACACCGACCGCTACGTGCAGACGGTCAAGCCGCTCGCCTCGGACCCGGACATCCAGGCCGCCGTCGCCAACCGGGTGACGAACGCCGTCATGGAGCACATCGACCTGCAGTCCCTCCTGGAGGGCGTCGCGCCCGACCAGCGGCCCCTGGCGGCCAAGGCCCTCGGCAAGCTGGGCGGCTCCCTGGAGAGCGCGGTCGGCAGCTTCGTCCACGAGCGGGCGCAGGACGTCGTCGCCTCCCCGGCCTTCCAGACGATCTGGACCGACGCCAACCGGGCCATCCACACCTCCCTCGACCGCGCCCTGACCGGCAGCGACGAGGGGGCCGTGAAGATCGAGACGAACACGGTCACCATCGACCTGGCGCCCGTGATCGACCGGGTGAAGCAACGGCTCGTCGACTCCGGCCTGGACGTCGCCGCCAAGATCCCCGAGATCCACACCGACTTCACCGTGGTCAAGTCCGAGGACATCGGCAAGGTGAAGACCGGCTTCGCGCTGCTCCAGACGATGGGCGTGTGGCTGCCGGTCATCGCGATCCTGCTCGTCGCCGGCGGTGTGCTGCTCGCGGGGCGGCGCCGCCGCACCCTGGTCGCCGCGGGACTCGGCGTCGCCTTCGCGGCGATCGTCCTCGGCGTGGCCCTCACCGTCTTCCGTACGGTCTATCTGAACGCCCTGCCCGCCAACGTCTCCCCGGGCGCGGCGAGTTCCATCTACGACACCCTGATCCGCTTCCTCCGCACCTCGGTACGGGTGTACGCGACCCTGGGCATCGTCGTCGCCCTCGCCGCCTGGCTCTCCGGCCCCAGCCGCCCCGCCGTCCTCGTCCGGGGCTTCTGGCACTCCGGGATCGACGCGAGCCGGTCCTTCGCCGACCACGCGGGCATGCGCCTCGGCCCGGTGGGCCCGTTCGTCCAGCGCTACCGCACCTGGATCACCTGGATCCTCGTCGCCGGGGCGGCCGCCGCCGTCGTCTTCTGGCCCCACCCCACCGCCTGGGTCATCGTGGGGGTCGTTCTCGTCCTGCTCCTCGTGCTCGCGGTGGTGGCCTTCCTGGCGGAGGGGCCGGCGGAGTCCGAGGAACCCAAGGCCTCTCAGGCCCGATAG
- a CDS encoding S8 family peptidase, with product MRRRPTTLAAFTAFAALTAGLVTGCGDDSEPDPLRGQQWGIDALNLPDAWSTSKGEDTVIAVVDTGVDLDHPDLKGRLVAGYDFVDGDDEPKDLNGHGTHVAGIAAAHTDNGIDVAGGAPGAKIMPVRVLGADGSGSDGNIGKGIVWAADHGADVINLSLGESGLMARLLKGGVLNQAITHANGKGAVVVAAAGNDSTALQPYETDTPVLVVNAADQNGRPASFTNFGAQNAVSAPGVDILSTLPTYTTKETPKNSSGYGRLSGTSMASPYVSAVAALLHHQGLDPAAIMRTIRDTAANPGQLLKLGLGNVDAAAAVKAAAAKK from the coding sequence ATGCGCCGTCGGCCGACCACTCTTGCCGCCTTCACCGCCTTCGCCGCCCTCACCGCCGGGCTCGTCACCGGCTGCGGCGACGACAGCGAGCCGGACCCGCTGCGCGGCCAGCAATGGGGCATCGACGCGCTGAACCTGCCGGACGCCTGGTCCACCTCCAAGGGCGAGGACACCGTCATCGCCGTCGTCGACACCGGCGTCGACCTCGACCACCCCGACCTCAAGGGCCGGCTCGTCGCCGGCTACGACTTCGTCGACGGCGACGACGAGCCCAAGGATCTCAACGGCCACGGCACCCACGTCGCCGGCATCGCCGCCGCCCACACCGACAACGGCATCGACGTCGCGGGCGGCGCGCCCGGCGCCAAGATCATGCCGGTCCGGGTGCTCGGCGCCGACGGCAGCGGCAGCGACGGGAACATCGGCAAGGGCATCGTCTGGGCCGCCGACCACGGCGCCGACGTCATCAACCTCTCCCTCGGCGAGTCCGGCCTGATGGCCCGTCTCCTCAAGGGCGGCGTCCTCAACCAGGCCATCACGCACGCCAACGGCAAGGGCGCGGTCGTCGTCGCCGCCGCGGGCAACGACTCCACCGCCCTCCAGCCGTACGAGACCGACACCCCGGTCCTGGTCGTCAACGCGGCCGACCAGAACGGGCGGCCCGCCTCCTTCACCAACTTCGGCGCGCAGAACGCCGTGTCGGCCCCGGGCGTCGACATCCTCTCGACCCTCCCGACGTACACGACGAAGGAGACCCCGAAGAACTCCTCGGGGTACGGGAGGCTGTCCGGGACCTCGATGGCCTCGCCGTACGTCTCCGCCGTCGCCGCGCTCCTGCACCACCAGGGCCTGGACCCGGCCGCGATCATGCGGACGATCCGCGACACGGCCGCCAACCCGGGGCAGCTCCTCAAACTGGGCCTCGGGAACGTCGACGCGGCGGCGGCCGTGAAGGCCGCCGCCGCGAAGAAGTAG
- a CDS encoding MarR family winged helix-turn-helix transcriptional regulator, whose protein sequence is MAALPTDRLGFLLSFRGELTGARIRAALGVAGLHPRNAMTLMQLAPGAMSQRDLAAAMEIDPSQLVAILNELEADGLAERRRDPADRRRHIVEITEAGAAALGRIDTAVGEAERELFGDLTEAEQAVLRGLLDRVVVDPAHHECGE, encoded by the coding sequence ATGGCAGCACTCCCGACCGATCGCCTCGGCTTCCTCCTCTCCTTCCGCGGGGAGCTCACCGGCGCGCGCATCCGCGCCGCCCTGGGCGTCGCCGGACTGCACCCGAGGAACGCGATGACGCTGATGCAGCTCGCGCCCGGGGCGATGAGCCAGCGGGACCTGGCCGCCGCGATGGAGATCGACCCCAGCCAACTCGTCGCGATCCTCAACGAGTTGGAGGCCGACGGGCTCGCCGAGCGGCGGCGCGACCCGGCCGACCGGCGCCGCCACATCGTGGAGATCACCGAGGCCGGCGCGGCGGCCCTGGGGCGGATCGACACGGCCGTGGGCGAGGCCGAGCGCGAGCTCTTCGGCGATCTGACGGAGGCCGAACAGGCCGTGCTGCGCGGACTGTTGGACCGGGTCGTGGTCGACCCGGCCCACCACGAGTGCGGAGAGTAG
- a CDS encoding threonine/serine exporter family protein, translating to MHDFLRELTRFMLTFSGEGAEGVDRVVRGVARTYGGRAETVLVADGAVLSVTAGGRTLTSTVTAFPDVARLDRAVALKEFVERVRDTRPPLPEAMAGLRRVETLPATAPRWARGVGIVLFSVGFAPAVQPTWYEIGSTALLAALVATLTVLSDRRPRLARVLPLLAASLVSLVTLGLLQPGQDHGGPVLIMLPALFFFVPGDLLSAATAELVGGFLSTGAVRLVYALVLLLQLYVGVLLGVAVTGTPTSALLDTAQDADLSRWVIVGSWAVFTAGLFLAFGVPWRLAGWVTGLVYLSLGVQAAGTALVGEVAGTFVAATALAVAADLLSRPVGRPPRLVLFLGGFFTLTVGSLGLRALTSLAGGHVLHGFHDLMDFVTIVTTIAVGLLAGAALVPGRGYRA from the coding sequence CTGCACGACTTCCTCCGTGAACTCACGCGGTTCATGCTGACGTTCAGCGGGGAGGGCGCCGAGGGCGTCGACCGGGTCGTCCGGGGCGTCGCCCGTACGTACGGCGGCCGTGCCGAGACCGTGCTCGTCGCGGACGGCGCCGTGCTCTCCGTGACCGCCGGGGGCCGCACGCTCACCTCGACCGTCACCGCCTTCCCCGACGTCGCCCGGCTCGACCGGGCCGTCGCCCTCAAGGAGTTCGTCGAGCGCGTACGGGACACCCGGCCGCCCCTGCCCGAGGCGATGGCCGGCCTGCGGCGGGTCGAGACGCTGCCCGCCACCGCGCCGCGCTGGGCCCGGGGCGTCGGCATCGTGCTGTTCTCCGTCGGCTTCGCGCCCGCCGTGCAGCCGACCTGGTACGAGATCGGCAGCACCGCCCTCCTCGCCGCCCTGGTCGCGACACTGACCGTCCTGTCGGACCGGCGGCCGCGCCTCGCCCGCGTCCTGCCGCTGCTCGCCGCCTCCCTGGTCTCGCTGGTGACCCTGGGGCTGCTCCAGCCGGGCCAGGACCACGGCGGACCGGTGCTGATCATGCTTCCGGCGCTGTTCTTCTTCGTGCCCGGCGACCTGCTGAGCGCGGCCACCGCCGAACTCGTCGGCGGCTTCCTGTCGACCGGCGCCGTCCGCCTCGTCTACGCCCTCGTCCTGCTCCTCCAGCTGTACGTGGGCGTCCTCCTGGGCGTGGCCGTCACCGGCACGCCGACGAGCGCGCTCCTCGACACGGCGCAGGACGCGGACCTGTCCCGGTGGGTGATCGTCGGGAGCTGGGCCGTCTTCACTGCGGGCCTGTTCCTGGCCTTCGGGGTGCCGTGGCGGCTCGCGGGCTGGGTGACGGGGCTCGTGTACCTGTCGCTCGGCGTCCAGGCGGCGGGCACGGCCCTGGTCGGCGAGGTCGCCGGCACCTTCGTCGCCGCGACGGCCCTCGCCGTCGCGGCGGACCTGCTGTCCCGGCCGGTCGGGCGGCCGCCCAGGCTCGTCCTCTTCCTGGGCGGCTTCTTCACCCTCACCGTCGGCTCGCTGGGCCTGCGGGCGCTCACCTCCCTGGCGGGCGGCCACGTCCTGCACGGCTTCCACGACCTCATGGACTTCGTCACGATCGTCACGACGATCGCGGTCGGGCTCCTGGCGGGGGCGGCGCTCGTACCGGGGCGGGGCTATCGGGCCTGA